In Brachyhypopomus gauderio isolate BG-103 unplaced genomic scaffold, BGAUD_0.2 sc522, whole genome shotgun sequence, the genomic stretch CTATTtatagggacttggatatttccgcatgataatgattgagccgtgTAATAATACACtaatacgcaaaataaaacttttattttaaagctcatcctactttttaaacgctgatttgcgctacattacaacgtttccataaggtaaacaaactagagatacgtctacaatactactttttaaacactGATTTGCActacattacaacgtttccataaggtaaacaaactaagagatacgtctacaaatactactttttaaacgctggtttgcgctacattacgacgtttccataaggtaaacaaactaagagatacgtctacaaatacgcgatgccaacggacacggtaggaacattcgacaaggtaggaaaattcgacagactAGTCTATGGGGTTGTTAAGCTGTGACGCATCATCTTTGCGAAACTTCACGTCCGGGTCCAAACACTCGCTGCATTGAGTCCCTTAATATGCCGCAGTGCTGTGTGCCCTGCTGTTTTAACAGATCCGAGTCTAAAACAACGACCCTTTTGTCTTTCTACCGCTTTCCTtgcaatgagaaagagagaagaaaatggGTGCAGTTGATAAGGTAAGTTCtatttctaaaaaaaatctTGACAGTGCCTCCGTGGGCgctaatgctagctagctaaccccacagagaaaaaaaagccaACTTGCCCCTTTTTGGATTGCTTGATATTCTAGCTATGGGTTTAATACAATGTTTCTTGCCACATACAGATATTTtagttcttgttttgttttatttgttgtccaGCTAAAGTAAAACTAAAGTAAAGATAGCTCTGGTTAACTTAGCTAGTGGCGCTAACACTAGCTAGATTAGCTAGCTCGTAAAAGGCAACACCAGGATATCTTTTCGGATATCCTTGATATATtgtatggatacacacacaacagttaGCTGATCAGGAGTGTCCGTAAAAATACCAAGCAAAAATACAGCTGATGCTACTGTTGCATCCTATATTTACCTTTTTCAGTATGCATATACATTACTGCTTAGCCCGTTTCCATTAGTTTATTACTGCCGTACACTTACCATACATAATTCTCACATTTtattgcaatatatatatatacacacacaattttataaGGTCCTTATTTCTTTAGCACTTTGTTAGAGGAACCCAAGTAAGCTGTGACTAATGATTAATGataattttttcttcttttacagACGTGAAAACTTCACCCCAAACTGCAACTCCAGGGTGTGTAGTTGGCACTTTCCCAATGGCAAAGCTGCTGGACCTTCGCGATTCGCTTGGAACCAGGGAAAGGCTTTTCATTTTCCTGACCACCCCAGCAATCCCCCTAAGCAGAAGAAGCAGATTGTCCCTTCCAGTGATGATGCAacagacacaggacacacagctgACATGGCAACCCCACAAACCCCTACTACATCCCAACCAAGTCTTGTCATGCTTGAGGTTGAGAATGACATGCTTAGAGAAGAGAACAAAAAATTGAAAGAACAGTTGgagaaacaaaagcaaaccTTTTCTTTCAGTCAGATTTCCTCCCATCCTAACAAAGTCCAATACTACACTGGATTACCTGATGCTGCCACAGTATTTTTTTTGGAAGCACTTCTTTCTAGATTTGAGCTACAGTATCATTCTGATTGGACTGTCCAAATTATGCCCCTTATTGATCAGTTACTCCTTACTTTGATGAAGCttaaattgaattgtggccatgTAGACCTTGCAACAAGGTTTAATTGTAGCACAGCAACTGTAACTAACATCTTTACCACCATCATCTGTGCTCTGTATGATATTTTGTATGTCGGTCTACTTGAAAACATCCCCTCCACGGCCAAGAATCAGACTTCGCTGCCAGACTGCTTCCGACCTTTTCCTAACTGTAGAATAGTCCTTGACTGCACAGAGGTTGCTGTCTCCAACACAGAGAGGCTTGACACACAGTGTCATTTGTACAGCCACTACAAAGGACGGACCACGCTAAAGGCTCTAATTGGTGTGGCTCCCAATGGTGTGATTACTTTTGCCAGTAACCTGTACGGTGGGAGCGCCTCAGACAAGTCAATAACAGCTGACAGTGGACTTCTCCAACATCTACAAGCAGGTGATCTGGTTATTGCAGACAAGGGCTTCACAATTCGGGACATTTTGCCAGAGGGAGTTCTTCTTAACACCCCGTCTTTCTTGCTCAACGGACAGTTTACACAGGAGGAAGTAAACAATAACAGACTTATCTCCTGTGCAAGGATACATGTGGAGCGGTCTATTCAGAGGCTGaaactgttttgcattttggacCACATCCCTTACCAGTACAGGAAAAATGTTAACAAGATActgaaagtatgtgtgtgtcttacaaatTTGCAAACCCCAATTCTCCGTGAAATTCAATGAAATATCTGATGTATGTAAATCAGTTAGCAGGACAGTGGCAAATTAAAACatgtttacaattattgtgACTGAAGAATGATTTACACAACTTTGCAGAAAACctttattaaaaaagtaaaaccagattaaaatgtttgtcttttttacaTTCAGGTAAATGTACATTCAGATGTAGGTTGCCTTGGATCTGATGCCAATAGTGGTGAGTTTGTTTTAGTTTGAGGGAACTTGTCTCTTCATCCAGCTCTAGAAAAaagtctctcttactctctgctGCCTGCTGGACAGTCTTAGTTCTGGCGGACCATGGGCATTTCACCTCAATGATGCAGTCATCAGACACTGTCCCATCTGGAGATCCACCAAGTAGACCACTGTCAGACAGGAACAATCCCCTCTCCTGGATCACCACACCAGCGTCCGCTGTGTACTGCTGCTTTGCCCGCGACTCATGTAGGATTCCCCAATCACATGCCTTTAATAAAAACACAGTCACTTACTCTTAGATACACATAACTTAAGTTGAAATATTCATGAAGACCCACAACTTACTTTAGATCCTTCTTTGAGGTTGTActggccaagcagtgttttgaataaggaagggggGTAAGATTTCCAGGTTTGGAAACCGCAACTTAAAACTGCATAGCGTTAAGCTAATAAACCATGCAACATTGACATCAATTGCAAATTATTTACTAACCTCGTGATGTGGATGGGGCCATCTCAGATACTCTCTTGGCTGCAATTTCGTCCGTTTTCGGTGTCTTCGCCCTTTTCCACACGCATTCTACATCGGTGCGGGACACGTTTTTCTCCACCCAAATCAACAAGGCTGCCATATGATGGCACTTGTCTTTACCGATTGGGCAAACGCAGCTGCTGTACCTCACTGCCTGACCCTCAACGTGTACCTGTATTAAACGTTATTTGACCCATACTCACTTCAGTCACCACACCTCAACCTCAATTCACCTCAACTCACCTCAACCTCGTAAATCGTCTTTTTCATGGACGCCTGGACTCTACCCCTAAATATACCACCTGGGAGAACAGATACACTTAGTACTCTATTGGAGTTGAAAGAGTTTAGACCTTTTTTAACCCTCAATGGTGCCTCACTAAAGAACGAAGTTATCGTAAACAGGTTTACAGGCTCCGCCATCCTTGTTTGTTTGGACCCGGAAGCGGCTGAAACGTCACGCGTGTCGTCACACTTAACAAGCGGATAAATACTCGCTGCCAGCTGatacggtaggaaaattcgacaaagtaggaaaatccgacagaacaccgggtcccgccggactccaccgcagtatcactagtgcttcggctaatgatattcgggctacattaggatagagtgacggcaatgttccctggttcgaatatcgcgaaaaagttttcgtgtggactaaacaaatcgcatatatagctagatttggcttggcagacttcatcaagagagagttgatacgctcttaccgggccgtatgtgttaatgttcgatgaaagctttaattcaaccacaaaatccaaacggctggatcttcatgttcggttctggagcaatggatatgtgcaatcgaggtacatgggctctcatttcatgggccatgaaacagcgcaggatctaccaaaacttatcaaagtaagtgatccttacttatgctccacttatgtcttcttttcaatgtgttaaccattttatacaattaggctacaatacaaaaacatctcagaaccatgtactgtccatggcattgagttagagaaatgtttcaatgcatgctaaatcccagctagaggaaataaaaatatatttactgtgttaaatcatgtaaaataaaaaaaaacaacaactatgccctgtagatgggttatgtcatgttttgaaacatgttccactgtcccatgctctgtttcatggattgcacatggttttatttacattggactgatgtattgccttttagtgggcatatatacatagggtaaaaacaggtagtgtgtcccaacgttttcaatgttaacattcaaattcatattcagcatggctagacaaagtaagttggtttcatcgggataataaatagaaaagaaggtaggaggttaaaaaagttttgtgtgttaagatacagatggcctggggaaagaaaattctgagcctttatttaattagttaattttataatttcatttatttcagtaatttaaccaaaatgtaacattttaataaattttatcagctgcagggtgtgaggattttggtcaaaccatgccttagacatacttgaagataggctgagtctacatgttgttaaatgtataatgtgtgtatgattatttaattaaacaaggaggtggaggcagaaaacatgcaagaggacacaactggcacacacagactcatatgtgactgtcacaatgcatggaggtgtcacaggttcccctcaccaaggaactcttagcatctgtgggtgcagcccggtcaaaatactgactctttctggatcaggaatgaatcaggaaagaaaaggaatcccagagccagaaaagagagctgactgagcagtctttagaggaccttaagaaaaggaagaaaagcttggaAGACGTATCCACTTGTCTTGCTAGAGAGGCAAATTCTCTTGCAGAAGAAGTTGAGGGCAAGACTGGATCCAAGATGGCTCAGCTCCTTTCCaagtcaaatgctgagattggtactgaaaaggaagaactcagagatatgtagggtgaggttgtatgtagatatgctagtgttgtgttggtaaggttgcttgggttgagaatgttactattttgattatctgttttaatactgaattaatgtaatcctgtaactaaattaatcaaaataaaatgttaagagtttctgggatcattggattgtttgtggtaatatgttgtgttggtcttaaatttcactgagaatggtcttaaaaggtcttacaaaagtcttaaatttaacTCACTGAAACCTGCAAGAACCCTGTAACTGTTTTGGATCTGCTCACTGTATATCTTGCTCTATTTAGCGAATGCGTCTACCTACTTATTGCTCAGTGCCCCTGGTGTTACACCATGATGACTGTTGATGAGTAGACACACCTAATCTTTGGACACATTGTTTTTGGAATGTGATGCCACAATCATCcagtgtctgtctctccatgtcaGACCATGTAGAAGTGACTTTCAGTCTATGGCGGATAAAAACAAATCCTAGTTATTGTTTCTAATGACCTAGCTGTGTTTCTAAACATGTATGCCAAT encodes the following:
- the LOC143506817 gene encoding uncharacterized protein LOC143506817 — protein: MPQCCVPCCFNRSESKTTTLLSFYRFPCNEKERRKWVQLIRRENFTPNCNSRVCSWHFPNGKAAGPSRFAWNQGKAFHFPDHPSNPPKQKKQIVPSSDDATDTGHTADMATPQTPTTSQPSLVMLEVENDMLREENKKLKEQLEKQKQTFSFSQISSHPNKVQYYTGLPDAATVFFLEALLSRFELQYHSDWTVQIMPLIDQLLLTLMKLKLNCGHVDLATRFNCSTATVTNIFTTIICALYDILYVGLLENIPSTAKNQTSLPDCFRPFPNCRIVLDCTEVAVSNTERLDTQCHLYSHYKGRTTLKALIGVAPNGVITFASNLYGGSASDKSITADSGLLQHLQAGDLVIADKGFTIRDILPEGVLLNTPSFLLNGQFTQEEVNNNRLISCARIHVERSIQRLKLFCILDHIPYQYRKNVNKILKVCVCLTNLQTPILREIQ